Proteins encoded within one genomic window of Candidatus Syntrophocurvum alkaliphilum:
- a CDS encoding ABC transporter permease yields MRDYLIKRLLLAIPTILGVTILVFLLLHMIPGCPAQVMLYPRGTAEEIEALRVQLGLHQPLITQYIQWLGNAVQFDLGNSVRTGEEVLNIIIRHFPATIELALAALLIAVVFGIPLGVIAAQKRNSIIDYITTTLSLAGVSIPVFWLGLMLIFVFSVILGWFPVSGRMTMGASMPIVTGMYTIDALIAGNYDAFLTALKHLALPAISLATIPLAIIVRITRSSMLDVLSQDYIRTAKAKGLPTRRIIYKHALKNALIPVVTVIGLQLGRMMGGAILTETVFSWPGIGMVVVSSIGVRDYPIVQGIILVIALGFVLINILVDVIYAYLDPRIRYN; encoded by the coding sequence ATGAGAGACTATTTAATAAAGAGGTTATTACTAGCAATACCTACTATTCTGGGTGTTACAATATTAGTATTTTTATTATTACATATGATTCCCGGTTGCCCAGCACAGGTAATGCTCTACCCTAGAGGTACAGCAGAAGAAATTGAAGCACTTCGAGTACAGTTAGGACTACACCAACCTTTAATTACACAATACATTCAATGGCTAGGCAATGCTGTACAGTTTGATTTAGGTAACTCTGTTAGAACAGGTGAAGAGGTTCTAAATATTATAATTAGACATTTTCCCGCTACTATAGAATTAGCTCTTGCAGCTTTATTAATTGCTGTAGTATTCGGTATTCCTTTAGGTGTTATTGCCGCTCAAAAACGCAATTCAATAATTGATTATATTACCACCACCTTGTCACTAGCAGGTGTATCAATCCCTGTATTCTGGTTAGGTTTGATGTTAATATTTGTTTTTTCAGTAATTCTAGGATGGTTCCCCGTTTCGGGACGAATGACAATGGGAGCATCCATGCCAATTGTTACTGGGATGTACACAATAGATGCATTAATTGCTGGTAATTATGATGCTTTTCTCACAGCATTAAAACATTTAGCACTCCCAGCTATATCCTTAGCAACTATTCCTTTAGCTATTATTGTTAGGATTACGCGCTCAAGTATGCTTGATGTTTTATCTCAGGATTATATTCGTACTGCCAAAGCAAAAGGACTTCCAACGAGACGTATTATATATAAACATGCCCTTAAAAACGCCTTAATTCCCGTTGTTACTGTTATCGGTTTGCAATTAGGCAGAATGATGGGTGGAGCCATCTTAACTGAAACAGTTTTTTCATGGCCAGGAATAGGAATGGTAGTTGTATCATCTATTGGGGTCAGAGATTATCCAATAGTACAAGGTATTATATTAGTTATTGCCTTAGGGTTTGTTTTGATAAATATTTTAGTAGATGTAATCTATGCTTATCTTGATCCAAGAATCAGATATAACTAA
- a CDS encoding ABC transporter permease, whose product MEANVTTQEVKTEEFTKRSLVKETTKQFKKHKLAVISFYIVIFILLMGAFAPIIAPEDPITPQPENRLQAGFWAGNNEQILGTDELGRDIFSRVIYGVQISLKVGFMVITITAVVGTAIGVIAGYFGGVIDLIVMRIIDIFLSFPPLLLALAVVAVLGTGLEKAMLAISIVYIPQMARIVRGSVLTVKELPYINASKVIGAKSSWIITRHVLPNVLPPAIVFLTLLLADAILYTAALGFLGIGIDPSTPEWGAMLSNGRDYLILGYWWVTVFPGLMIMISVLAFNLLGDGLREALDPKMDI is encoded by the coding sequence ATGGAAGCTAATGTTACAACACAAGAAGTAAAAACTGAAGAATTTACTAAAAGAAGCTTAGTAAAAGAAACTACAAAACAATTCAAAAAGCATAAATTAGCTGTTATTAGCTTTTACATAGTAATTTTTATTCTGCTGATGGGTGCTTTTGCTCCAATTATAGCTCCTGAGGATCCTATTACTCCTCAACCTGAAAACAGGTTACAAGCTGGTTTTTGGGCTGGTAACAATGAGCAAATATTGGGAACAGATGAATTAGGAAGAGATATTTTTAGTCGCGTTATATATGGTGTGCAAATTTCCTTAAAGGTAGGGTTTATGGTAATTACTATAACTGCTGTGGTTGGAACAGCTATAGGTGTTATAGCTGGTTATTTTGGGGGTGTAATAGATCTCATTGTAATGAGGATTATAGATATTTTTCTATCTTTCCCACCCCTTTTACTTGCACTAGCAGTAGTTGCTGTATTAGGAACTGGCTTGGAAAAGGCAATGTTAGCCATCTCCATTGTCTATATCCCCCAAATGGCTAGAATAGTCCGGGGGTCAGTACTAACTGTAAAAGAATTACCTTATATAAACGCAAGTAAAGTTATAGGTGCAAAATCTAGTTGGATTATTACCAGACACGTTCTACCTAATGTTTTACCACCTGCTATTGTATTTTTAACCTTACTACTAGCAGATGCAATACTTTATACAGCTGCACTTGGTTTTCTAGGTATTGGTATAGATCCTTCTACACCAGAATGGGGTGCAATGTTAAGTAATGGTAGAGATTATTTAATATTAGGATACTGGTGGGTAACAGTTTTCCCTGGTCTTATGATTATGATATCAGTACTAGCATTCAACCTATTAGGGGACGGGTTACGTGAAGCCTTAGATCCTAAAATGGATATATAA
- a CDS encoding ABC transporter substrate-binding protein, whose translation MSKKKVFTTLLLLVFVFSFTLAGCGGEGTGEVDDTTIFTVARSTDADLIDPGYAWAEGDIDPVYHVFDGLLQFKNDDLDVAPALATDWEMSEDGKTWTFYLRDDVKFHDGTDFNADAVVFSFERVLDEDHPYYGVVQGGYSYLNYLMGDVITEVRAIDEFTVEIELEQKFAPFITYMAHYSQFIVSPTAVEKYGENFPQNPVGTGPFVFEDWRQGEYIRLAANDNYWGEKPEIDTLIFKVVPETSTRLMELQTGQVDAIKHIDPAQIYAVQNDDNIDLLTVPGANLFMGLINVTKEPLDDPTFRKALNHAIDMDALVDVIYEGTGTRAINALPPTVFAFDETAGPYEYDPEKAKQLLADAGYPEGTEIELASFTHARSYISQPVQVAEIIRADLQRIGLDVDINVVEWGTLTEMRQSREFDVALYGWYDVPYPSNFLRTMMLGGNQSGYEPQELVDIADQALATYDEAEQEKLYKELQQEYYEQAPIIPIAHSNYSAAVRSDIEGFQLDIMGNVLMHDVIK comes from the coding sequence ATGTCTAAGAAGAAAGTTTTCACTACTCTGTTGTTATTGGTTTTTGTGTTTAGTTTCACGCTTGCTGGCTGTGGTGGAGAAGGAACCGGAGAAGTAGATGATACAACCATCTTTACAGTAGCAAGAAGTACTGACGCTGACCTAATTGATCCAGGCTATGCTTGGGCTGAAGGTGACATTGACCCAGTTTATCACGTTTTTGATGGATTACTTCAGTTTAAAAACGATGACTTAGATGTAGCACCAGCATTAGCTACCGATTGGGAAATGTCTGAGGATGGTAAAACATGGACTTTTTATCTACGCGATGATGTAAAATTCCATGATGGTACAGATTTCAATGCAGATGCTGTTGTTTTCTCTTTTGAGAGAGTACTAGATGAAGATCACCCCTACTACGGTGTTGTACAAGGTGGTTACTCATACCTTAATTACCTAATGGGTGATGTAATAACAGAAGTACGTGCAATTGATGAATTTACAGTTGAAATAGAGCTAGAACAAAAATTTGCTCCATTCATAACCTATATGGCGCACTACTCTCAATTTATAGTTAGCCCAACTGCAGTTGAAAAATATGGCGAGAATTTCCCCCAAAATCCAGTAGGTACTGGTCCATTTGTATTTGAAGATTGGAGACAAGGTGAGTACATAAGACTTGCGGCTAATGATAACTACTGGGGTGAAAAGCCGGAAATTGACACTTTAATATTTAAGGTAGTTCCAGAAACATCAACCCGTTTAATGGAATTACAAACAGGACAAGTAGATGCTATTAAACATATAGACCCAGCACAAATATATGCTGTTCAAAATGATGATAATATAGATTTACTTACAGTTCCAGGTGCTAATCTCTTCATGGGATTAATTAATGTAACCAAAGAACCTCTTGATGATCCAACATTTAGAAAAGCACTTAACCATGCAATTGATATGGATGCCCTTGTAGATGTAATTTATGAAGGTACCGGAACAAGAGCTATAAATGCTTTACCTCCTACTGTATTTGCCTTTGATGAAACTGCTGGACCATATGAGTATGACCCTGAAAAAGCAAAACAATTACTAGCAGATGCAGGATACCCTGAGGGAACAGAAATAGAACTTGCATCCTTTACTCATGCTCGTTCCTATATATCACAACCTGTACAAGTAGCTGAGATTATTAGAGCTGATTTACAAAGAATAGGTCTAGACGTTGACATTAATGTTGTAGAATGGGGTACTCTTACTGAAATGAGACAAAGTAGAGAGTTTGACGTAGCCTTATATGGTTGGTATGACGTTCCTTATCCAAGTAACTTCTTAAGAACAATGATGCTTGGTGGAAACCAATCCGGATATGAGCCACAAGAGCTAGTAGACATAGCTGATCAGGCTTTAGCTACTTATGATGAAGCAGAACAAGAAAAGCTATATAAAGAGCTTCAGCAAGAATACTATGAACAAGCTCCTATAATACCAATTGCTCACAGTAATTACTCCGCAGCAGTTCGATCAGATATTGAAGGATTTCAATTAGATATTATGGGTAATGTACTAATGCATGATGTAATTAAGTAA
- a CDS encoding ABC transporter ATP-binding protein, producing MEPILDIRNLKVKFKSDDKIVRAVDGVNLQINRGETVGLVGESGCGKSVTSLAIMGLLPNNGDISDGSVYFKGRDLVKAPEKKMQKIRGNEISMIFQDPMTSLNPVLTIAEQLEEVIRIHEGGSKKAIRNKAIDLLNIVKIPDANRRILEYPHQMSGGIRQRIMIAIALACNPTLLIADEPTTALDVTVQAQILSLIKELQDELGTAVLLISHDLGVIAQVVDKVSVMYAGQIVESAKTHNFFASPKHPYSIGLLETIPKIDECQDELVEIKGMVPDLSEEFTGCRFYSRCPKAIDGCNTINPSLIQDNESLVRCLLYSDKVMNQ from the coding sequence ATGGAACCCATTTTAGACATAAGAAATCTTAAAGTTAAATTTAAAAGTGATGATAAAATTGTTCGCGCAGTAGATGGTGTGAATCTACAGATAAACAGAGGGGAAACAGTAGGTTTAGTAGGCGAATCAGGATGTGGAAAAAGTGTAACATCTTTAGCCATTATGGGCTTACTTCCGAATAATGGGGATATATCTGATGGTTCTGTCTACTTTAAGGGAAGAGATTTAGTTAAGGCACCAGAAAAAAAAATGCAAAAAATTAGAGGTAATGAAATTTCCATGATATTTCAAGACCCCATGACATCACTTAACCCTGTTTTAACTATTGCTGAACAGTTAGAGGAAGTCATTCGAATACATGAAGGTGGAAGTAAAAAGGCAATTCGCAATAAAGCTATAGATCTTTTAAATATAGTTAAAATACCAGATGCCAATAGACGTATTTTAGAATACCCTCATCAAATGAGTGGGGGTATTAGACAAAGGATTATGATAGCTATTGCCTTAGCTTGTAATCCAACACTGTTAATTGCAGATGAGCCTACAACTGCTTTAGATGTAACTGTACAAGCCCAAATTTTATCTTTAATAAAAGAGCTTCAGGATGAGCTAGGAACTGCGGTTTTGCTAATATCTCATGATTTAGGAGTTATTGCCCAAGTTGTAGATAAGGTTTCGGTCATGTATGCAGGACAAATTGTTGAATCTGCTAAAACTCATAACTTTTTTGCATCTCCTAAACATCCATATAGTATAGGTTTGCTAGAAACTATACCTAAAATAGATGAATGTCAGGATGAATTAGTTGAGATAAAAGGGATGGTACCAGACTTATCAGAGGAATTTACAGGGTGTCGCTTTTACTCTCGTTGTCCAAAAGCGATAGATGGTTGCAATACTATTAATCCTAGCTTAATACAAGATAATGAATCTTTAGTAAGATGTTTACTTTATTCAGATAAGGTGATGAACCAATGA
- the rpoN gene encoding RNA polymerase factor sigma-54: MRLTHDVYLEQQQKLVMTPELRQAIAILQMSTLELSEYIQNELAENPLLEEKDIEYTEEETQENTDNNADVEDWLEYFNDRDIEYREKEVQEEKTFENFITKRPSLYEHLEFQLNLTNCDSNSLTIGHYLIGSIDNNGYLSIELKEVAEKANVAIDKVEEVLEVIQSFSPSGVGARNLQECLLIQLKHYGKDDSLTKSIVKDHLDDLSRNRINKIAQSLGVSVKNVQETCDLIRTLDPKPGLQYSSDEVKFIFPDVIVEKVDDEYMIVVNDSNFPRLTINYMYENLMRQSESFSGDCKKYMEEKMGSAIWLIKSIEQRRMTLYKVARCIVDIQKEFLDKGIKYLKPLNLKRVAELIDVHESTVSRATNNKYIQTPQGLFELKYFFSTGVSCQGDEQKSSKSIKNIISEIISNEDITKPLSDENITKILKEKGVKISRRTVSKYRQELGILSTSARKRYK, encoded by the coding sequence ATGAGACTTACACACGATGTTTATTTAGAACAGCAACAAAAGTTAGTGATGACACCAGAATTGCGGCAAGCTATAGCTATATTGCAAATGTCCACTTTAGAGCTTAGTGAGTATATTCAAAATGAACTCGCAGAAAACCCGTTGTTAGAAGAAAAAGATATTGAATATACAGAAGAAGAAACTCAAGAGAATACAGATAATAATGCTGATGTAGAAGATTGGCTTGAATACTTTAATGATAGAGATATTGAATATAGGGAAAAAGAAGTGCAAGAAGAAAAAACCTTTGAAAACTTTATCACTAAACGTCCTAGCTTATATGAGCATTTAGAATTTCAACTAAATTTAACTAACTGTGATTCCAACTCTTTAACCATTGGACATTATCTAATAGGTAGTATTGATAACAATGGATACCTTTCTATTGAACTTAAAGAAGTGGCAGAAAAGGCTAATGTAGCAATAGATAAAGTAGAAGAGGTATTAGAAGTAATACAATCATTTAGCCCTAGCGGAGTAGGAGCTAGAAATTTACAGGAGTGCTTGTTAATTCAATTAAAACACTATGGTAAAGATGATTCCCTTACGAAAAGCATTGTAAAAGACCATCTAGATGATTTAAGTAGAAACCGAATTAACAAGATTGCCCAATCCTTAGGTGTTTCAGTTAAAAATGTCCAAGAAACCTGTGATTTAATTCGAACACTCGATCCAAAACCAGGTTTGCAGTATAGTTCTGATGAAGTTAAATTTATATTTCCAGATGTAATAGTGGAAAAAGTCGATGATGAATATATGATAGTAGTAAATGATAGTAACTTTCCTAGGTTAACCATAAATTATATGTATGAAAATTTAATGCGCCAGTCAGAAAGCTTTTCTGGTGATTGCAAAAAATATATGGAAGAAAAAATGGGTTCTGCTATATGGTTGATTAAAAGCATTGAGCAGCGCAGAATGACACTGTATAAGGTTGCTAGGTGTATAGTAGATATACAAAAGGAATTTTTAGATAAAGGAATAAAATATTTGAAGCCATTAAACTTGAAAAGAGTTGCTGAGCTAATTGATGTACATGAATCAACAGTAAGTAGAGCTACGAACAATAAATATATCCAAACACCTCAAGGGCTTTTTGAACTTAAATACTTTTTTAGTACAGGTGTATCCTGTCAAGGAGATGAACAAAAATCTTCTAAGAGTATTAAAAATATTATTTCTGAAATAATTAGCAATGAGGATATAACTAAACCTTTAAGTGATGAAAATATAACAAAGATACTTAAAGAAAAAGGGGTAAAAATTTCTAGAAGAACAGTATCAAAATATCGTCAAGAATTAGGAATATTATCTACATCAGCTAGGAAAAGATATAAATAA
- a CDS encoding gluconeogenesis factor YvcK family protein produces the protein MNRIDRESRIVVIGGGTGLSVLLKGLKKLTTNVTAVVTVSDDGGSSGRLRAELGVLPPGDIRSCLVALADTETLMDEVIQHRFQTGEGLKGHSLGNLLLVAMTEITGDFITAIKEVSKVLKVRGNVLPATLEHVTLKALMSDGKMVSGETLIRNYKYKIERLFLKPEYCRPVPETLNAIRDADAIIVGPGSLYTSIIPNLLVDGVVDAIADSNAVTMYVSNIMTEQGETDDFTAYDHLKVILEHINKQIFNYVIMNSGNIDKYRLERYKEEKAIPVRKALQEINDLGVKVIEEDLVSQADFAWHDSDKLAKVIMKTIGR, from the coding sequence ATGAATAGAATAGATAGAGAATCTAGGATTGTAGTAATTGGAGGAGGTACCGGCTTATCTGTTCTTTTGAAAGGACTAAAAAAACTAACTACAAACGTAACTGCAGTAGTCACAGTATCTGATGATGGAGGTAGCTCCGGTAGGTTAAGGGCTGAGTTAGGGGTATTGCCACCTGGTGATATTCGTAGCTGTTTAGTTGCTTTGGCAGATACTGAAACTTTAATGGATGAAGTTATACAGCATAGATTTCAAACAGGTGAAGGGCTAAAGGGACATAGCTTAGGTAATCTATTATTAGTAGCAATGACCGAAATAACTGGAGACTTTATAACGGCTATTAAAGAAGTTAGTAAAGTATTAAAAGTAAGAGGAAATGTTTTGCCGGCTACATTAGAGCATGTTACCTTAAAGGCTCTAATGAGTGATGGTAAAATGGTTTCTGGTGAAACTCTCATTAGGAATTATAAATATAAAATAGAAAGGCTTTTTTTAAAACCAGAATACTGTAGACCAGTTCCAGAAACCTTAAATGCTATAAGGGATGCTGATGCGATAATTGTAGGACCTGGAAGCCTATATACTAGCATTATTCCAAACCTACTTGTTGATGGTGTTGTAGATGCTATAGCTGATTCTAATGCAGTAACTATGTATGTAAGTAATATAATGACTGAACAAGGTGAAACTGATGATTTTACAGCATATGATCACCTAAAGGTTATATTAGAGCATATAAATAAGCAAATTTTTAACTATGTTATAATGAATTCAGGAAACATAGATAAATATAGATTAGAACGTTATAAAGAGGAAAAAGCTATACCTGTAAGAAAAGCTTTACAAGAAATAAATGATTTAGGCGTAAAAGTAATAGAAGAAGACCTTGTTTCTCAAGCAGACTTTGCCTGGCATGACTCAGACAAATTAGCTAAGGTGATAATGAAAACCATAGGCAGATAA
- the whiA gene encoding DNA-binding protein WhiA → MINFSNEVKNELARIMPEKDCCKKAEAAAILNSSGYILNTNETILRIVNENVAAARKVFKILKESYDLKSTVVIDNRKRFKKNKVYIIDTILNKENINVLANFNILNDNCKINNKINWRLVGKKCCKRAYIRGLFLVRGFVNKPEGSYHLEIVCNDTKLAHDSKRLLAKCDIEARLTERKSNIIIYLKESEKIVDLLRIIGANKALLEFENVRIIKSMRNNVNRQVNCETANLAKTVDASLRQIELIKKVIDRHGVDIFPLGIKELAMLRIDYPDSTLKELGNMMSPPLTKSGTAYRMRKLERICEQLLEDDYL, encoded by the coding sequence ATGATTAATTTTTCTAATGAAGTGAAAAATGAATTGGCACGGATTATGCCAGAGAAGGATTGTTGCAAAAAAGCAGAGGCAGCAGCAATTTTAAATTCTAGTGGTTATATTTTAAATACTAATGAAACAATATTAAGGATAGTTAATGAAAATGTGGCTGCTGCTAGAAAGGTTTTTAAAATACTTAAAGAAAGTTATGACTTAAAATCAACAGTAGTAATTGATAACAGAAAAAGATTTAAAAAAAACAAAGTATATATAATAGATACTATTTTAAATAAAGAAAATATAAATGTATTAGCAAATTTCAATATACTTAATGATAACTGTAAAATTAATAATAAAATTAATTGGCGATTAGTAGGGAAAAAGTGTTGTAAAAGAGCTTATATAAGGGGCCTTTTTTTGGTTCGAGGCTTTGTGAATAAACCTGAAGGTAGCTATCATTTAGAAATTGTATGTAATGATACTAAATTAGCGCATGATTCTAAAAGATTATTGGCAAAATGTGATATAGAAGCTAGATTGACTGAGCGTAAAAGTAATATAATAATTTATCTTAAAGAAAGTGAAAAAATAGTAGATTTATTAAGAATAATAGGAGCTAATAAGGCTTTATTAGAGTTTGAAAATGTACGTATTATTAAATCCATGCGTAATAATGTGAATCGTCAGGTGAATTGTGAAACCGCTAATCTAGCTAAGACTGTAGATGCTTCCTTAAGGCAAATTGAACTCATAAAAAAAGTTATAGACAGACATGGTGTAGATATTTTTCCCCTGGGGATAAAAGAATTGGCTATGTTGCGAATTGACTATCCGGATAGTACATTAAAGGAGTTAGGGAATATGATGAGTCCACCTCTAACTAAGTCTGGGACAGCTTATAGAATGAGAAAATTAGAAAGAATTTGTGAGCAGTTACTTGAGGATGATTATTTATAG
- the rapZ gene encoding RNase adapter RapZ, producing MEKKNDNFQVLIITGLSGAGKTQVVNYLEDWGYFCVDNLPPTLLTKFTELSMQSEGKINKVALVMDVRGGEFFHDLFNALIELKQNNIKYEILFLEASNEVLIRRFKETRRRHPLAPEGRLLEAIQNERSMLEELRGKANVIIDTSNISPRDLKEKLLTLYSSDENSGGFSISLISFGYKAGIPLDTDLIMDVRFIPNPYYDPVMKNMTGQDTEVIDYVLESSITKSFIRRFLNLLKFLIPNYITEGKTNLSIAIGCTGGQHRSVAITDYIGKQLNRLGYNVTVKHRDVSKYTMED from the coding sequence GTGGAAAAGAAAAATGATAACTTTCAAGTACTCATAATTACAGGTTTATCTGGTGCAGGAAAAACCCAGGTTGTAAACTACTTAGAAGATTGGGGTTACTTTTGTGTAGACAATTTACCCCCAACTTTACTGACTAAGTTTACAGAATTGAGCATGCAATCAGAGGGAAAAATAAACAAAGTAGCTTTAGTTATGGATGTTAGAGGAGGAGAGTTTTTTCACGATCTTTTCAATGCACTTATTGAGCTAAAACAAAATAATATAAAGTATGAAATTTTATTTTTAGAAGCATCTAATGAGGTTCTAATTCGCAGGTTTAAAGAAACGCGCAGAAGACATCCGTTAGCTCCGGAAGGAAGATTGTTAGAGGCTATACAGAATGAACGCAGCATGTTAGAAGAACTAAGAGGTAAGGCAAATGTGATAATAGATACATCTAATATTTCCCCTAGAGATTTAAAGGAAAAGCTTTTAACACTGTATAGTAGTGATGAAAATTCAGGTGGGTTTTCAATTAGTTTAATCTCTTTTGGATATAAGGCAGGTATACCATTAGATACTGATTTAATCATGGATGTAAGGTTTATACCAAATCCTTATTATGATCCAGTAATGAAAAATATGACTGGTCAGGATACTGAGGTAATTGACTATGTTTTAGAATCGTCAATTACAAAATCATTTATTCGTCGTTTCTTAAATCTGTTGAAGTTTTTAATACCTAATTATATTACTGAAGGAAAAACTAATCTTTCAATTGCTATAGGATGTACAGGTGGGCAGCACCGATCAGTTGCTATAACTGATTATATAGGCAAACAACTCAATAGACTGGGATATAACGTAACTGTAAAACACCGAGATGTTTCTAAATATACTATGGAGGATTAA
- a CDS encoding PHP domain-containing protein → MEFYGDYHVHCRASDGNQTVEEIAEVALQKGLKEVAVTDHGPLAAVIGVKNCDVYLQLRKKINEINSRDLGLKILLGAEANVRDFKGTLDIDKEVMKSLDILIIGLHPYTLPTSIADGLNLFLQNSLRHLGKKERAKAVKNNTIAIIEALSRNPEVDILSHPGLFFNVDIEQVAEACRDNQVLFEINCGHEYPEISDIIKAERVGANFIVNSDSHFKKTVGDLKYGSKLVESLGIKPERVVNSLHMGGNIEWKRKMITFKYS, encoded by the coding sequence TTGGAGTTTTATGGAGATTATCATGTTCATTGTAGGGCTAGTGATGGTAATCAGACAGTTGAAGAAATAGCTGAAGTTGCTCTGCAAAAAGGCTTGAAAGAGGTGGCGGTGACTGACCATGGGCCTTTAGCTGCGGTTATTGGAGTTAAAAATTGTGATGTTTATTTACAATTAAGAAAAAAGATTAACGAAATAAATAGTAGAGATTTAGGTTTAAAAATACTTTTGGGTGCTGAAGCTAACGTTAGGGACTTTAAAGGTACTCTTGATATAGATAAGGAAGTAATGAAAAGCTTGGACATATTGATAATAGGACTGCATCCATATACATTGCCAACTTCAATAGCTGATGGATTAAACCTTTTTCTGCAAAATTCCCTTCGTCATTTGGGGAAAAAAGAGCGGGCTAAAGCAGTAAAAAACAATACAATTGCTATAATAGAAGCGCTTTCAAGAAACCCCGAGGTTGATATTCTTTCCCACCCAGGATTATTTTTTAATGTAGATATTGAGCAAGTAGCAGAAGCATGTCGAGACAATCAGGTATTATTTGAGATTAACTGTGGTCATGAGTATCCTGAAATATCTGATATAATAAAAGCAGAAAGGGTTGGAGCAAACTTTATTGTGAATAGTGATTCTCACTTTAAAAAAACCGTAGGCGACCTTAAGTATGGAAGTAAGTTGGTTGAATCCTTGGGTATAAAGCCTGAACGAGTTGTGAATTCACTTCATATGGGGGGGAATATAGAGTGGAAAAGAAAAATGATAACTTTCAAGTACTCATAA
- a CDS encoding ABC transporter ATP-binding protein: MMKEKILEVKNLTKYFPIKKGLFGKQVDWLKAVDDISFTVYKGETFGLVGESGCGKSTTSNLLLQLIEADSGSVHFKGKNIFEGNTKSTRELRKKIQVVFQDPYASLDPKWRVGNIIEEPLILHKIGTPKERQNRALQLMEYVGLRQDYYYRYPHEFSGGQRQRIGIARALALNPEIIVADEPVSALDVSIQAQIINMFKRLQEEFNLTYVFIAHDLSVVKHISDRVAVMYLGKIVELATTQQLFNNPKHPYTIGLLSSIPVADPSKKQEMKSMEGEVPSPINPPEGCRFHPRCPHAIDKCSEESPTLKEIEKGHTVSCHLY; encoded by the coding sequence ATGATGAAAGAAAAAATATTAGAAGTTAAAAACCTAACTAAATATTTTCCTATTAAAAAAGGACTATTTGGGAAACAAGTTGATTGGCTTAAAGCAGTAGATGATATTAGCTTTACTGTTTACAAAGGCGAAACTTTTGGGTTGGTTGGTGAAAGCGGATGTGGTAAATCCACAACTAGCAACCTTTTATTACAACTAATTGAAGCCGATAGTGGAAGTGTCCATTTTAAAGGCAAAAACATCTTTGAGGGCAACACTAAATCAACACGTGAATTACGAAAAAAAATTCAAGTAGTATTCCAAGATCCTTATGCTTCTCTTGATCCTAAATGGCGGGTAGGAAATATTATCGAAGAACCACTAATACTTCATAAAATTGGAACTCCAAAAGAACGTCAAAATAGAGCTTTACAGTTAATGGAATATGTAGGCCTAAGACAAGATTATTACTATCGCTACCCGCACGAATTCAGTGGTGGTCAAAGGCAAAGAATAGGCATTGCGAGAGCTCTTGCCTTAAATCCAGAGATAATAGTAGCCGATGAACCCGTATCCGCTTTAGATGTTTCTATACAAGCCCAGATAATAAATATGTTTAAAAGGCTACAGGAAGAATTTAACCTAACCTATGTCTTCATAGCCCATGATTTAAGTGTTGTAAAACATATTAGTGACCGAGTTGCAGTTATGTATTTAGGAAAAATTGTGGAGTTAGCAACTACACAGCAACTATTCAATAATCCAAAGCATCCTTATACAATAGGTTTGCTCTCATCAATTCCTGTAGCTGATCCTTCTAAAAAACAAGAAATGAAGTCAATGGAGGGGGAAGTACCAAGTCCCATTAATCCCCCAGAGGGATGCAGATTTCATCCAAGGTGCCCACATGCAATAGATAAATGCAGTGAAGAATCACCGACACTAAAAGAAATTGAGAAGGGTCATACGGTAAGTTGTCACTTGTATTAA